Proteins co-encoded in one Prescottella sp. R16 genomic window:
- a CDS encoding LLM class flavin-dependent oxidoreductase, giving the protein MGRLRFGAFVAPHHAAGQNPTVALQRDLELVEHLDRLDFDEVWIGEHHSAGSEIIGSPEIFIAAAAERTKRIKLGTGVTSLSYHNPLWAAERMVLLDHLTRGRVMLGVGPGSLPTDSAMIGLDPTECRELLDDNLDIVMRLLNGESVTATTQTHTLVDAQLQMRPYSHPCFDIVVAGVASPTGPRLAGKHGLGLLSIGATLTPEGFDALGHHFGIMEERAAEFGTTVDRDQWRLVCPMHIAETEEQAQQDVRFGLGEWIDYFGKVAAFPHFGSGGASMDQMIQYMNHSGMGIIGTPAQARELVQKLVDQSGGFGSMLVMGTDWAAPAATRRSFELIAQQVAPHFQGQSQPLLDAAARAGKVRDGHNRAQHAAIAHMTRKYEDELAAKG; this is encoded by the coding sequence ATGGGCAGGCTACGGTTCGGTGCGTTCGTCGCGCCCCATCATGCAGCAGGGCAGAATCCGACCGTCGCGCTGCAGCGCGACCTCGAGCTGGTGGAGCATCTCGACCGTCTCGACTTCGACGAGGTGTGGATCGGTGAACACCACTCGGCGGGCAGCGAGATCATCGGCAGCCCCGAGATCTTCATCGCCGCGGCGGCCGAGCGCACCAAACGCATCAAACTCGGCACCGGAGTCACCTCCCTGAGCTATCACAACCCGCTGTGGGCGGCCGAGCGGATGGTGCTGCTCGATCACCTCACCCGTGGCCGCGTCATGCTCGGTGTCGGGCCGGGCTCGTTGCCCACCGATTCGGCGATGATCGGCCTCGACCCCACCGAGTGCCGCGAACTGCTCGACGACAACCTCGACATCGTGATGCGACTGTTGAACGGTGAGTCGGTGACCGCGACGACCCAGACGCACACCCTGGTCGACGCCCAGCTGCAGATGCGGCCCTACTCGCACCCGTGCTTCGACATCGTCGTCGCCGGCGTGGCCTCGCCCACCGGACCACGGTTGGCCGGCAAGCACGGTCTGGGCCTGCTGTCGATCGGCGCGACCCTCACTCCCGAAGGCTTCGACGCCCTCGGCCACCATTTCGGCATCATGGAGGAGCGGGCCGCCGAATTCGGGACCACCGTCGACCGCGACCAGTGGCGGCTGGTGTGCCCCATGCACATTGCCGAGACGGAGGAACAGGCCCAGCAGGACGTCCGCTTCGGTCTCGGTGAATGGATCGACTATTTCGGCAAGGTCGCGGCCTTCCCGCACTTCGGCTCCGGTGGGGCGTCCATGGACCAGATGATCCAGTACATGAACCATTCGGGCATGGGCATCATCGGCACCCCCGCGCAGGCGCGCGAACTGGTCCAGAAGCTCGTCGACCAGTCCGGCGGCTTCGGCTCGATGCTTGTCATGGGCACCGACTGGGCCGCCCCGGCGGCGACCAGACGTTCGTTCGAGCTGATCGCGCAGCAGGTGGCACCGCACTTCCAGGGGCAGTCGCAGCCGTTGCTGGACGCGGCGGCCCGGGCCGGGAAGGTGCGTGACGGCCACAACCGGGCGCAGCACGCGGCGATCGCGCACATGACGCGCAAGTACGAGGACGAACTGGCGGCCAAGGGATGA
- a CDS encoding helix-turn-helix transcriptional regulator produces MGGELLIESSLRTADYERVFAVLERCDDVRTVPEFRTRIVGAMTDVFPVRVATCFVGDSFESQFVDPDAALAGAAGWERTRAVYQQDWARFDVFGTPEARRRLEATRVASLRDLHDLPAESATYVREYLDVWRSVNALHLELPGRARALVGLYDVDENALGPRDFVALRLLARQLSVLTRSLVNAPGRDLLAALTDRQREVARLVADGLSNAAIARRLTLTEDTVKKYVSRILAATGCASRTQLALDVQRRAEPGQAFGPPAT; encoded by the coding sequence ATGGGTGGTGAACTGTTGATCGAGTCCTCGTTGCGTACCGCCGACTACGAGCGAGTGTTCGCGGTCCTCGAGCGGTGCGACGACGTCCGGACGGTGCCGGAGTTCCGCACCCGGATCGTCGGCGCGATGACCGACGTGTTCCCGGTGCGGGTCGCGACCTGCTTCGTCGGGGACTCGTTCGAGAGCCAGTTCGTCGACCCCGACGCCGCGCTCGCCGGTGCGGCCGGGTGGGAGCGCACACGCGCTGTCTACCAGCAGGACTGGGCCCGTTTCGACGTCTTCGGGACGCCGGAGGCGCGGCGCCGGCTGGAGGCGACGCGGGTGGCGTCGCTGCGCGACCTGCACGATCTTCCGGCGGAGTCCGCGACCTACGTCCGCGAGTACCTCGACGTGTGGCGTTCGGTCAACGCGCTGCACCTCGAGCTGCCCGGCCGCGCGCGGGCCCTGGTCGGCCTGTACGACGTCGACGAGAATGCGCTCGGGCCACGGGATTTCGTGGCACTGCGCCTGCTGGCCCGTCAGCTGTCGGTGCTCACCCGCAGTCTCGTGAATGCGCCCGGGCGGGACCTGCTCGCGGCACTGACCGACCGTCAACGCGAGGTGGCCCGGCTGGTCGCCGACGGGCTGAGCAACGCCGCGATCGCCCGTCGGCTCACCCTCACCGAGGACACCGTGAAGAAGTACGTCAGCCGCATCCTGGCGGCGACCGGGTGCGCGTCCCGCACCCAGCTCGCCCTCGACGTCCAACGCCGGGCCGAGCCGGGTCAGGCCTTCGGACCGCCCGCCACGTAG
- the fabG gene encoding 3-oxoacyl-ACP reductase FabG yields MADGTRQVAVVSGAARGIGAAIAKRLGSDGFAVAVLDLDESSCADTVSAIRAAGGEALAVGADVSDEAAVATAVDRIAGELGPPTVVVNNAGITRDNLLFKMSVDDWDAVMNVHLRGAFLLTRAVQKHMVDARWGRIVNLSSISALGNRGQANYSAAKAGMQGLTKTLALELGQFGVTANAIAPGFIATEMTEATAQRLGVSFDEFKATIAAETPVRRVGVPDDIAHTVSFLVSEGAGYVSGQVIYVAGGPKA; encoded by the coding sequence ATGGCGGACGGTACACGGCAGGTGGCGGTGGTTTCGGGTGCGGCACGCGGAATCGGGGCGGCGATCGCGAAACGACTCGGCTCCGACGGGTTCGCTGTCGCCGTCCTCGACCTCGACGAATCATCCTGCGCCGACACGGTATCCGCGATCCGGGCGGCCGGCGGAGAGGCGCTCGCCGTGGGCGCCGACGTGTCCGACGAGGCCGCCGTGGCGACCGCCGTCGACCGCATCGCCGGTGAACTCGGCCCGCCCACCGTCGTCGTCAACAACGCCGGCATCACCCGCGACAACCTGCTGTTCAAGATGAGCGTCGACGACTGGGACGCCGTGATGAACGTGCACCTGCGCGGCGCGTTCCTGCTCACCCGCGCCGTGCAGAAGCACATGGTCGACGCCCGGTGGGGGCGCATCGTCAACCTGTCCAGCATCTCCGCTCTCGGCAACCGTGGCCAGGCCAACTACTCCGCCGCGAAGGCCGGCATGCAGGGCCTGACCAAGACCCTCGCTCTCGAACTCGGACAGTTCGGTGTCACCGCCAACGCGATCGCCCCGGGCTTCATCGCCACCGAGATGACCGAGGCCACCGCGCAGCGACTCGGGGTGTCGTTCGACGAGTTCAAGGCGACCATTGCGGCCGAGACGCCGGTCCGCCGGGTCGGGGTTCCCGACGACATCGCGCACACCGTGTCGTTCCTCGTCAGCGAGGGGGCCGGATACGTGTCCGGTCAGGTGATCTACGTGGCGGGCGGTCCGAAGGCCTGA